The Nitrospinota bacterium genome includes a region encoding these proteins:
- the serA gene encoding phosphoglycerate dehydrogenase, giving the protein MADKFKVLVSDDLSEAGLSILRASSSIDVDVKVGLKPDELKKIISAYDGIVIRSATKLKADILDAATNLKVIARAGAGVDNVDIPHASKKGIAVENTPGGNTVTTGEHTFGLLLSLARNIPQGTAGIKNGEWNRKLIGVELMGKTLGLVGLGRVGSVVVSCALGFKMRCIAFDPFISKEKAEELGVELVELEDVWKESDFISVHTPLTEKTKHMISTSEFGKMKNGVRVVNCARGGIIDEEALCVALESGKVAGAALDVFEVEPPDKGSRLVTNPNVICTPHLGASTEEAQENVALAAARQMVAYAETGAILNAVNVPAVDPETLKRVQPYLTLAEKMGSLLAQITDEGVKELEIASSGEIADVDQKPLIHS; this is encoded by the coding sequence ATGGCTGATAAATTTAAAGTTCTAGTAAGTGATGATCTTTCCGAGGCGGGGCTAAGCATCCTTCGCGCTTCAAGTTCTATAGATGTCGACGTAAAAGTCGGCCTCAAGCCGGATGAGTTGAAAAAAATAATTTCTGCCTACGACGGTATTGTAATAAGGAGCGCGACGAAACTAAAGGCGGACATTCTTGATGCCGCTACAAATCTCAAGGTTATCGCCAGGGCGGGAGCCGGTGTCGACAATGTCGATATACCTCATGCGTCAAAAAAAGGTATCGCAGTTGAAAATACACCGGGCGGCAACACGGTCACCACGGGCGAACACACCTTCGGTCTTTTGCTGTCGCTTGCGAGGAACATTCCGCAGGGTACAGCAGGTATAAAGAACGGCGAATGGAACAGGAAGCTGATAGGCGTTGAGCTGATGGGGAAGACACTTGGTCTTGTCGGTCTTGGTCGCGTCGGTTCTGTTGTTGTCAGTTGCGCTCTCGGTTTCAAGATGCGGTGTATCGCGTTTGATCCGTTCATTAGCAAAGAGAAAGCCGAAGAGCTTGGCGTGGAGCTGGTTGAGCTGGAAGATGTCTGGAAAGAGTCCGATTTTATTTCGGTACATACTCCTTTAACTGAAAAGACCAAACATATGATCTCAACTTCCGAGTTTGGCAAAATGAAAAATGGTGTGCGCGTAGTGAACTGCGCGCGAGGCGGGATCATCGATGAGGAAGCGCTTTGTGTTGCTCTCGAATCCGGCAAAGTAGCAGGCGCCGCGCTCGACGTTTTTGAAGTAGAGCCGCCCGATAAGGGTAGCAGGCTTGTTACGAATCCAAATGTTATCTGCACTCCGCATCTTGGAGCCAGTACCGAAGAGGCGCAGGAGAATGTCGCCCTCGCGGCGGCTAGACAGATGGTTGCGTACGCTGAAACAGGCGCGATCCTAAACGCGGTAAACGTTCCGGCTGTTGATCCTGAAACTCTGAAAAGGGTACAGCCATATCTTACGCTCGCCGAGAAGATGGGAAGCCTGCTTGCGCAGATTACCGATGAGGGTGTAAAAGAGCTGGAGATAGCTTCCAGCGGTGAGATAGCCGATGTTGATCAGAAGCCGTTAATCCACTCCG
- a CDS encoding alanine--glyoxylate aminotransferase family protein — protein MLKSYLLSPGPTPVPERVLLAMAQPIIHHRTPQFSAVFADTAERLKKVFNTKQDVLILSSSGTGAMEASVTNSFSVGEKVLVVNGGKFGERWGKIAEAYGLKVEWMNVEWGNAVDPAAIKAALDKDSAIKGVLMQATESSTTVKYPIKEIAQITKNSDVLLVVDGITGVGVFDIPMDEWGIDILISGSQKAFMLPPGLAFIALSEKAWKKVDGAKNNKFYFDLKKERKNLADKTTAYTPAVSLINGLREVLNMLDEIGLDNWYKRTALLAKAAQAGTAALGLKMVTDSPSEAMTGVFLPEGVDGNKLVKVLRDKVGITFAGGQDQWKGKIIRIAQLGYIGEFDIVIALSSIEMALARFGAKVEMGSGVAAVQEVLMNSFEV, from the coding sequence ATGTTGAAAAGTTACCTTCTTTCACCGGGTCCGACACCTGTCCCTGAAAGGGTATTGCTCGCGATGGCTCAGCCGATTATTCACCACAGAACGCCCCAGTTTTCGGCTGTTTTCGCCGATACTGCCGAGCGTTTGAAGAAGGTTTTCAATACGAAACAGGATGTATTAATACTCTCCTCTTCCGGCACAGGCGCAATGGAGGCCTCCGTTACGAACTCATTTTCTGTCGGAGAGAAGGTTCTGGTTGTGAATGGCGGAAAGTTCGGCGAACGCTGGGGGAAGATTGCGGAAGCATACGGTTTAAAAGTCGAATGGATGAATGTCGAGTGGGGCAACGCGGTTGACCCTGCGGCAATAAAGGCGGCGCTTGATAAGGATTCGGCGATAAAAGGTGTTCTGATGCAGGCGACAGAATCTTCTACCACGGTCAAATACCCGATTAAGGAGATTGCCCAGATTACAAAAAATAGCGACGTCCTCCTGGTTGTTGATGGAATAACAGGGGTAGGCGTGTTTGATATACCTATGGATGAGTGGGGTATTGATATCTTGATATCAGGTTCACAAAAAGCATTTATGCTTCCGCCAGGTCTTGCGTTCATCGCGCTAAGTGAAAAGGCGTGGAAAAAGGTTGATGGCGCGAAGAACAACAAGTTCTATTTCGACCTTAAAAAGGAGCGAAAAAATCTGGCAGATAAGACGACCGCGTACACTCCAGCTGTTTCGCTTATCAATGGCCTAAGGGAAGTTCTAAACATGCTTGACGAAATAGGGCTTGATAACTGGTACAAAAGAACAGCGTTGCTGGCGAAAGCGGCGCAGGCAGGAACGGCGGCGCTCGGTCTGAAGATGGTTACGGATTCTCCGTCGGAAGCGATGACCGGAGTGTTTCTTCCTGAAGGTGTCGATGGTAACAAGCTTGTAAAAGTTTTGAGGGACAAAGTAGGAATTACCTTTGCCGGCGGGCAGGATCAGTGGAAAGGAAAAATAATACGAATTGCTCAGCTCGGATACATTGGCGAGTTCGATATTGTTATAGCTCTTTCTTCAATTGAAATGGCCCTTGCCCGTTTTGGTGCAAAGGTCGAGATGGGCAGCGGAGTTGCCGCGGTACAGGAAGTTCTTATGAACTCATTTGAGGTTTAG